ATGACTATTTTTCTCTTTCTGGGCCGGTTTTCTTGAATTGAAAACCCTAATATCTCTTCAAGAGAGGTTTACTATATGAACAACCCTCTAATTAGAGTTAGGGTTTTATAGAAACACAAGACAAAAAAGTGAGGCATTTGAAGGAGATTTTCTTGATTCATCTTTGTAATTTATGATCTTAATAGTATAACTTTTGATCTCGGTGCCCTTGGACGTAGCTATCatattgatagtgaaccacgtaaaTTCTTGGTGtgttttttcttattgtttgcattaaatctttattgttttgtgTTATTGCTTCCGTTGTCTGCACAACATTTTAGTCGTCCAAACAatccctttaccttctaaataGAATTAGCTCCCTTGATCCACTACTTAGAGAAGTTACATAACTTCCCAAGTTAACTAATTTAaagaggaaaaattgaattCTGAAATTGTATCTAACTTAAGGGGGGAAAATAAAAAGGAGTAGCCAATAAAACTTCACTCCACACGTATGATTCAGGAAGTTACATAACTTCCCATGCTCATGTGTAACCTCCCACTTAGTTAACCTCCCACTTAGTTTAGTTTGAGTAACCTCCTTATTGTGTGCCTCTGTTTATCTTGAATTTATTCTGGTGGTTGTACAATTTGACTGAAAAATTACAAAGGGAAGTTAAGCAACTTCTCTAGTGTAAACACCGATGTACTTGAAAACTTCTCATGTTCTTGCATGATCTTATCGTCAACAGTAGCTTTGTAGCTGTTGTTTTCGATGTGTCCCTTTTAGTTTCCATGTATGAAGATTATTTTGCAACCTAATAAAAATGCTGTCTAAACtcctaattacattattttgttaattaatgAAAATCCCCTAATAACTAAAGGTTAACCAAACTACAatactaaatatttttaaatgtagatttaaaagcataaaaagataaataaaagatAGATAGAAGCTTAGACACAGCTAGCTCTTGGATAAAGTTGATGAAGGATTGAGATGGACTTTGATAAATGAGGGTGAGTTACTTGGCTATCAAGAACTTACTAAGAATAACTTCAAGAATATGTAGAATAACTTTAATAATATGCAGATGAGCTTGCAAATGCACAACTTTATTGACCATACCTTGAAGCTTATATTGGTTGCGAAGTCCAAACCTTCAGTTCATCAAGTACAACTGTACAACGATTCTAAATCTTTTCTGCTAAATTAAAATTGGGATGTGGAAAGAATCTTGGCTAGGAagccttttttaatttttaatttttccccATCTATGTAATCAATCTTTATTGTCAAAATTCACGGTCAAGAAAgtgattttttaataaaatctcTAACTCAAGACAGTATCCTAAGATTGGAGTTTATTTAAATTTGCTCGAGTTTTGCTAACTCCCATATTCTTTTTATGAAATATCCTAAATTAATCACTGGTTCTGGGGATGTTCTTGTCTTTCCACAAGTATGTCAGGTAGTAGGCATCATACTCCTTGTGATCCTTTTTGTTACCTAGCTTTATTTGGAAATCTTGGGTCCTCTGGAGGTTTTCAAGTTTCTGTGCTGATAGCATTTCTGTAAAGGTTTTAGTGAAAGCAAACTATCTTTTTGTGTTGACTGTTGATCCATATCTTTTGGTTGATGATGCTGTAGCAAATAGGAACATCATCTAGGTGACTAGGTCTGGAGGAAGAAATATTTATACGATGTTTTTTTTGCTACTAGTTTTGGGAGCTGTTTCGAGGGATCTTAGGTTATCCTTTTTAAGGTTCATTGGTTTTCTGGTTCAACCTATACTTGTGAAACATCTCTAGTAGCTTGGTAATGAAGTTTAAAGAATAAGTGAAATATTGAAACATAAATGCTGCTTCTTATAAATTAATAGAACTGGTGGCTGACGTTCATGGTCTTACATTTTTGCTACCAAATGCTTCATTTGGGGCATGGtttatttgttttcaatttgATATGTTTATGACTTGCTCTATTTTATGCTTGTGTTCACTCTTTGAGGTAGAGGGAAGGAAATATGTATGTACACAATTTTAATTACGAGTAATCTGATGTCTCCAGAAAATCATGAAGTTGTGATTTGATTGTGCTTATTAGCTTGGAATTAACTCCAAGTGCAATAGGTTAACATAAAGCCACCCTGAGTCTCAATTTCTTCCCAGACCAACACCTTTTTTATATATTCCATAATTAGTGCAATGTGAATTTTCAtagtattttctattttttgtggTCCCTGCTTTTCTACAAGTCCATCATTACATTCCTAGTTGTAACCTTATATAGGGGAAACATGGAAGATTAACATTCCATAAATACTCGATGGCATATAAAATTTGGTGTTTGGAAAATATTATCCAATATAAGCTAAAACTTTTTATTCTGGTCCTCTGGACTAATCTTAAGTCTTTATGGATCTTGCCTCTTTGGTGTTTCAGTTAGTACTTTCTATAATTGGGGTTGCTGTTGTCTTATATGAAATTTAACATGTGCTCATGATCTGTGTAGGTTGCTATTGAGACAGCATCATTCTCCAAGTATGCTGGATTCACTGGTGTTCGTCTTGGCTGGACTGTTGTGCCCAAAGAGCTTTTATTTTCTGATGGATTTCCTGTTGCAAAGGACTTCAATAGGATTGTGTGTACTTGCTTCAATGGGGCTTCCAACATATCCCAAGCAGGTGGTTTAGCTTGCCTATCTACTGAAGGCCTTGAGGTCAGTTTTTTTCTTTAGTCCACAAGTTGATACGACTTGGTTTTCTAAATATCTAGTGTAATTTTAAGGTGTTGGGAATTCTTTGTTCTTGAATCTTTTCCACCCTCTAGTATCTACCCTTTGTTTTCTTAATGGTCTGCATCAACGAATTGAAATACAAAAGTGATGAAAATAACTTGTCGGTAAAAGAATTATGGAGAAAGGGTTAACTCACGGAATATTGCTCTTTCAATAAGTTGAAAACTGAGAAGTAGGGATGGCAGACGGGTAAAATTATATGGGTTTCGCATCACATCCGCCCCAATTAGGGCGGGTATGAGCATAACTTTGGTGAGTAGTTGGTGGATATGAGTATGAAAAGTCCTACTCGCCATGGGTAGTGGGTAGGTGGTGGGTATGAGGTCTTATCCGTCCTATACCCAACCATCCCAGCCACCCATCCGTTTGCCCTATATCTACAATGTACTACtttatatcaattttgtatattttttattaaaaattgttttcaaaaaattaaggatattaattttattttattacattgaatggtttaaacaaaattagatgtataattaaatttataaagatTTATGAAGTATATAACGCGACGTGGAGTGAATGTGAAGCGTGTATAATTAAGGTGCGTATACCCATGATCGGTATATCCTGTTGGCCATAGTGGGTGGTGGGGCTGTTTAAATGCATACCCATGTGGGGCATGCGTGAGTGAAAATTTTACCCGCCATGGATGATGGTTATCAAAATTTTAGGTGGTTATGTGTATGAGGGGCATACTGCATCCACCTGCATACTTTGCTATCGCTACAGAGAAGCCGGTTTATTTCTCCACACGGACTATTATTTATATGCACGTTTACAAGGCTTATGGATGAATTGTTTTCATCACTTAGCTACATGATTCACATCTCTATCCTCTTTCTTTGCTGCAAAAACCAAATTATTTGTGCTCGGAAATTTTGCAGGCGATGAAGCAAGTAATTGGTTTTTACAAGGAAAATACCAACATAATAGTGGATACATTCAAGTCCCTTGGTTTCAATGTGTACGGAGGCACAAATGCACCATATGTATGGGTGCACTTTCCTGGCCGAAGCTCTTGGGATGTTTTCGGTGAGATTCTTGAAAAGACTCATGTGGTGACCACACCAGGTAGTGGGTTTGGGCCTGGTGGCGAAGGTTTCGTTCGGGTTAGTGCTTTCGGTCACAGGGAAAATATTCTGGAAGCCTGCAGAAGATTCAAGCAGTTATACAAGTGATTCGAACAAAGAATCCTTGGGGCTTTGGACATCAACACTCTTAGCTATCGCGTCTTCTCTAAGTTTTAAATAATGATTCCATCTCCTTGATTTTTTCTTGTAAGCCAAGGACTAATTTAAACTTACCATGATGCAAAAAAAACTATGTTCCGGTAATGTATGAATCTTTGTCTCTAGATCATTTTTGTGTTCGTAATCTTATTTCTCGTTTTCAGCTTGACAAGTTCTGTGTATCACTTTGTTGAATATCGTAGCGTATACTAGCAGTAGTTCTCCCGTTCTACAATCTACTCCTAATATTGTAGTTGCCTTTTCCGCCTAACCTAAGGTTTTTACAAGGCACAAGCACAAAATTAGAGCTTGTTTGTTGCCCTTTCTTTAATTGGTGCAACATGCCAACATTGTCATCTCACCGAATGAGGGATGGTTCACCCATAGCTTACTGCAGCTTATATAGAAGTATTCTTATTGCACGCCTTTACGCGACATATCATCATTCTCAATTAAGGAGATCAGAGCAAACTGCCCCATGTAGTGGCGGAACGACATTGGGGCTTAAAACTGTCTAAGATCCACCATAAATTatgatttgtaattaatttcttaaaaaatcataaaaagcgttatatatatatatatatatatatatatatatatatatatatatatatatatatatatatatatatatatatatatatgatcaaataaaaagaattttaaaatgagaagggtgagaagaaattttgtttaattttgtttggttattatatatacaaaaaagatactatgttataaattaagaacattttaaaaattatttcatagttatctttctgtgtaacatatttacttttacaattatgagtttttggctcaatcgtgactaaaatttttttttattttagtgatatCAAGAGTGTAGAGTCCTTTTTatccttctcaatggatccctcaCCTATATATTAGGTAAAAAAATAGTGTGGctcttctaatttttattttacttaagtcTGCTTTATTTCAAGGATATATTAGATAAATCCTGGTGTAGACTCCACATGAGCTGCATAAAAGAAATATAGAGCTCCCAAAGTCAAGATCATAAATGTCGTCTTAAAATTTTGTCGTAATTGAACCCGTTTTGCTTGGGGGTTGTTCAGTTGAAAGCTAAATGCTACTTTATTTATGAAGTCTTAACATTTAGGACAGAAAGGAACGAGTTACATAAATCATCATCGATGCATTGTACaaatttttacattaatttgtAATAAAAGTTATTAACCATCAACTCAATTAGAATATAAGTCAAGACAACCACATAGCCATTATTCCTATCcacaacaaaaatatcaaaCCGGAGCTTAGATAGGAGTCGACACAATGCATTGTGTACACATTGGCCAAAAACTATCCGGTAAAGAAGACAACTTTCATCAAATTAGCTTCTACTTTGTCCGTCTAGGAATCGGAATTTgctataattttgttttattagaATTTTATACTTTCTTTAATTCTATCTACACAGTCGACTTGTTTTTCATCGAATCTACACAATACTGCCTACTCCTAATAAGGAAGCAACTTTTTCCCCACTCTAATAAAGTGAAAAATTACACTTATTGCAAATTTCTTATACTTGTTGCAATTTTCATGGGACAGAGAATAGTTGGTACCAAGTGAGATTCAGACAACACTTTGGCAGTAActgcaaataataatatatagggAGAGGGTTCATCATGCCAAAAGATCAAAAAGAATATTATTGTCAAAGGTAAGAAATAGCATTGTATTTGCTAGAAACTTAGAATCTACTCCTTATGccaaaaatgcaaattaatatTCCATTTGTTTTGGATGAGTACAAGAATCAAATTGAAATCAGAACCAATTTCAATGGAAAAAATCAGACAAGAAAAACAGTATATAGGCATACATAATTCCCATATTTAAGCAACATTAAGGACCTAAAAACAGTAACCTGTGGGCTGTGGCAACCTCCCACATTATGCCTTCTCGCACTTGAGGGGCTTCACAACCTCCCAGGTGAAGTCGGGGTCATCTCGTCCAAAGTGCCCGTAGGCAGCTGTCTTTTGGAATCGTCCGTTGCCTCCTCTCTTGAGGTCGAGGTTGATAGAGATCATTCCCGGCCTGAAGTCAAAGTTTTCCTTCACAATCTTTAGGATCTCCTTGTCGGGGATCTTTCCTGTTCCATAGGTGTCCACGAACACAGACAAGGGTTCTGGGACACCAATGGCATATGACACCTGCACGATGGCCCTTCGAGCAAGCCCGTTGGCAACAATGCTCTTAGCAGCTTGCCTCACAATATAGGCACCACTTCTGTCCACCTTGGTTGGGTCTTTTCCAGAGAAGGCACCACCACCGTGAGCTCCCCATCCACCGTATGTGTCGATGATGATCTTACGGCCAGTAAGTCCAGCATCTCCATGTGGTCCACCAATCACAAATCGGCCAGAAGGGTTGAGGTGGAAGATGGTCTTCTCGTCGAGGTACTTCTCGGGGATAACGGGCTTGATGACATGCTCCTTAAGGTCAGCAGCAATTTCATCATTGGTAACAGTCTCATCATGTTGGGTGGAAATGAGGACGGTGTGAACACGGACAGGAATCATAGCACCGTTCTCATTGTAGTACTCAACAGTGACTTGAGTCTTACCATCAGGCCTCAACCAAGCGCAGGTCCCATTCTTACGCACCTCAGTGAGGCGAGCACCAAGCTTGGTGGCCAAAACATGGCTGAGGGGCATAAGCTCAGGAGTCTCATCGGTGGCATATCCAAACATGTGACCCTGATCACCAGCACCGATCTCCTCAGGACGCTTAGTAAGGTGACCATGTACACCCTGGGCAATATCAGGACTCTGCTGCTCAATGTTAACCAAGACCTTGCACTTGTCAGCATCAAGACCCACATCGTCGGATGTGAAGCCAATGGCACGGCATGTGTCACGAACAATCTTTTCATAGTCTACATTGGCCTTGGTAGTAATTTCACCAAAAACCATAACCATGTTGGTCTTGGTGCAAGTTTCACAAGCAACCTTGCTTTCGGGGTCCTGAGCAAGGCAAGCGTCGAGCACTGCATCAGAAACCTGATCACACAACTTGTCGGGGTGTCCCTCATTCACAGATTCAGAGGTGAATAGGAAGGTCTCCATTTCCTACATTTGCACAAATCCAAGCAAGCAAGTTCAGCAAAGTTCACTCATGAGTCAAAACTATACAAGTAATGAAATTATCTCCACTCATATCCACAAATGTAGTGTAAGAAAGAAAACCCATGACCTTATTAATGAAACACCTCCTCTAGATTCCAATACCCAGTGTTTGTTCATCAATATTTCAtataatatgattaaaattcCTATACAGGTAACAAAATCCGGAGGAATAAGATTCCCAACAGCCCTACTATTTGTACTTTAGAGGCCTAAACTGAGCCAAAATACAGTTAGATCATTATTATAGTATATGAGATTTTCAAATTTGCAACTTTTTAGGGAATCTACAACTTCTAAACACAGAGATACCATACGCTAAGTTACCTTCTAAACTGATAGCATGTTCAACATGTACGAGCATGTTCAACATATTTGACCATACAAAATCCCGAAAAATGAgaatgaattttaattatttatgtagtATACCTTAAGTGTATAAACTTTAAAgatataaagttagtaagaaaaacatcataatttttagaatttatcatttatcatttattgcTCCGCTCCTGGTTACCATGGTTCTATCAGTAACAATCTCAATATTTAATGATATCGGAGTAATTGAATATTATTGCAGGAACAACCTTAAAAAGTATATCATTGAACTTTAAACGCATTCAATAATGCCAAATCTTCAGATCTACTAATATTATATTAGATGTGAGATGTGACGATGAAATATGACAATAACTTCAATAATGAGATCTAAAAAAGCCCAACAAAAAGACACAATCTTTTTTCATTTCCATCATAAAAATGGTCAAAAAAATCAGATCTTTCAACAATGAATATACATTCACTAGGGGATTAAAAGATCTATGTTttccaaattaaaaaatgaataaatactTCTATAAAGATCATTACTTTATAGGGTATATAATCAGATCTAGAagctataacaaaacatgaatttcaacaaacaaatcaaaacaataaaacaaaaaatgaatcaaaaatgaaaagaaacaaaagaagAGTAAAAAAGGGTACCTTGGAAATTGGGATAGAAGGAAGATGTAGGAATAGTccttaagaggaaaaggagaTCTAAAGAAGAAATGGGATTGCGGCACTATAAAACTTTAACTAGGACAAACTACACCAAGTGATTTCCATATTTATAGGAGGAGAGAGAAGTTATTTGTTTGGTAATGTGACCGGCTACTTGATGAATAGGTTTATGGTTTGCTGcatcttttattttactttttaatggTGGGTTGTTGAAAGTGCGTCTTATCTTTCTTTGTTTGGTGAGCGAGAGTGAGAGACCTTCCTTTGTCAAATTTCATTACATTGTCACCAATTTTAATTGTACATTGCTTAATCTAcctacttaataaaaaaatttattagactATTACTATTAGACATTAATAAAActcattaatttataagttaattcATATTTAAGCGGGATCTtctttaattcgtctcaatacaaagataattaatattaaatttttgttattttttattatacaatattaaaaatatagatttAGTGCATTTAATTGTGTAAAAAAGTCAAACATTACAAGTATTTTGAAACAGATGAAGTATATTTTAATTGTGTATTACTCATGGATATTTTACCTACTAAATCAACGAATTTTACTCCATcctatttcattttcattaatcAAAATTCATCCATCctaattaacattttttctttgtttatatTGCTTTATTCAATGTTATTATGTAAATTACATGgtggttattttattttaatagcaTATGTAATTTATTGTAGTTATTATGCTTAcattttaatagaatttaaataaaatttgtgggtcatatctataaatataattaaggcAAATTATGACTAATATTCCAACAAAGGAGGAGTACCCAAGTAGGTCGGTGCGTCATGCTACCAAAAATTGAGATAAGGACAATATTGTACCTACTACTCACCAACCATTAAATTTCATGTgctaattaatttgattatatgTTCTTAATCATGCATGGCTGAACCTGAAACCAAAGAAAAAGGAGGGGATTAAGCTGGCTTGAGCTTAAGCTGAAGCTAATTAAGTGCTACTAGACTCGATAGAGATGTACATTGGGATGTTCTGATAAATTCgtaattatttttacttatttctattttgatttttgtatacGGATTTGATCTTACTCATTCTTAATTAGAGATGTTTAATGGGCGGACCGGGTCATTAACGGGCCTTTGGTGTAAAGGATCGGGCCAGGTTGGATAGTTATAGGAATTGgttgcaaaaaatattttaccactttttttatatctttgtataatattattatatatataggtgGGCCAACTCAACGAGCCATAAAGTAGAATAAAAGttttttatgaacttttaaaaactGGGTCAAAGTGGGTAAGATCTAAACGATCTTTGACCCACCCCTACCCGTTTAACATTTAACATGACTCGTCCCGATCCaacccatttaaattttgatccGTATGACCCGTCGAACACCTCTACTGTCAATCAATCAGATTAGATTTAAATAACTCCAGGCGGGTCCCCTTTGGTGACTAGGTATAAGTTCCATTAAACTCAAAATACTTGTTGAAAAATTGCATAAAATTCAACTTATTTCCCATTAAAGCTTTACTCAATTATCCTTGAAAAGTTTGACAATTAAATTGACTATGGTCCGTAttgtattgttttattattagatATGCGATGCAtggcttaattaaattttttgatatatttgtataaattaagaaattaaattttaagaaattaattttgcattataattatattttatttcactCTAAGTAGTTATACATTACATAAATTGTAATATTATATGatttatatcatatttttcATTGCGCGAGCAAATAAGTGTGAAAATTTagtttatgaaaaattaatcacaataaaagaaaacaaaaattgactatagatttgatataattttgtaTACCTGGGTTATACGATAAAAAAGTACGagtttttctaataaaaaataacataccaaatttaacataaaaatatgtaaaattattttataaagatttaaacgaaaaaataatttttgttattaaaaatttaagtgacgtacataaaaattttctttgaataagacttacataaaaataatcacAACTTAAATCACATAAGCATTAagcattgcatttaagtaactaatggtataaataaaaaaaaatcttaataaaagtatattatgttttcAATCATCTCTaaatatccaatacactaaataatacacatttaataaataaaattaaaaaaaatttataaataaatgaaaaagaaaataatatatatgattagTTAATTCGGATATGACataaaaagcaaaatttaccAATATGAACAGTATTATAGTGTGACACctcggcccctcggaccgctggtgactactcttggagactgtagactagccccaaaaaccaacacaagtctttccagcgcattttgacctcactcgtgcgcacctgttcttagcaaatgggctccctagaaaagaagatgctccttgttgatatgaatagtttatcaattatttttcaagctaaatctggagCATTACATATAGTCATAgttagaaaattaataaaataagagatataaatagtagtcataatagcaatgacatcatcattgagtattagagggaaaatttttattgaaattgtaatacgtaagcaattttaaataataataatgtcaacagtgttttgttttaataataattatagataGATATTACTCTTTATTTACTAGCCTAACTGATTTTAAGTCAATTTTGGTTGTACTAAGATATTTTTAGCTTAGAGTCGACAGATGACCGAGTAACCGACTAAGGTTGGAATCAGGATTTGCTTTGTATTTGTACTTCAATGAATCCTCAtggtaatttaaaaattaagtgaataattttttttgattttcctacaataatctcactaattgattaatcatgaataatttcaactttaggaGTATCGTCCTAGGTAAGCCTGGGTAACTCGATGAcaataggtaattcaccaaaaaataaattgaaaattaaagtaaaattggagaaaaaattt
This Amaranthus tricolor cultivar Red isolate AtriRed21 chromosome 13, ASM2621246v1, whole genome shotgun sequence DNA region includes the following protein-coding sequences:
- the LOC130798695 gene encoding S-adenosylmethionine synthase 2; amino-acid sequence: METFLFTSESVNEGHPDKLCDQVSDAVLDACLAQDPESKVACETCTKTNMVMVFGEITTKANVDYEKIVRDTCRAIGFTSDDVGLDADKCKVLVNIEQQSPDIAQGVHGHLTKRPEEIGAGDQGHMFGYATDETPELMPLSHVLATKLGARLTEVRKNGTCAWLRPDGKTQVTVEYYNENGAMIPVRVHTVLISTQHDETVTNDEIAADLKEHVIKPVIPEKYLDEKTIFHLNPSGRFVIGGPHGDAGLTGRKIIIDTYGGWGAHGGGAFSGKDPTKVDRSGAYIVRQAAKSIVANGLARRAIVQVSYAIGVPEPLSVFVDTYGTGKIPDKEILKIVKENFDFRPGMISINLDLKRGGNGRFQKTAAYGHFGRDDPDFTWEVVKPLKCEKA